The sequence GTGGTGACGAGGAACATGAAACTGATCGAACAAGCCGGCGCACAGTCCTCCGTTCAGCTCATGCTCAGCGACGAAAAATCCCTCTGGGGCGCGGATATCTACATCGATGTGACGAAAGATGTCCCGGGCGCGCAGATGGCCACGATTTCGGGAACATTCCTGACCAAAGTCTTCGAGGGACCGTACAAGAATGTCGGCAAATGGATGAAGGAGATGCAGGACTACGTCGCGGCAAAAGGGCAGACTCTCCGCAAGGTGTACTGCTGCTACACCACCTGCCCCCGTTGCGCCAAAGCGTATGGGAAGAACTACGTAGTAATTTTTGCACAGATCCGGTAGTCGTTACTGCCTCTTTGCCCAGTTCTCAAACCTCCCGACTGCACCACGCACGCCCCGGACCAGAGAATCGATCCGTTGACCCACAGTCACTTTGCGTCCGTTCGTCGCCTCTGACTGCCTCCACGAACTGCGCAGTGCGAAAAGAAGCATATCGAGAGCCTCCTTCTGGTCCCGTGCGTAGATCGGCACGACGAACCGGAGGACCTGCTCCATATCGTTCGGCCAGGCAGTGTCACCTCTGCCAGACGCCTCCTGTGTCATCTCCGCAACGAGCGCAAACACAGAGGCATACAACACGGCAGGAACTGGCATCTCTTTTTTTGGGTCACTATCTTCGCGAAAGAGAGCGTTCTGTACTCCGTTGATCCTTGAAACGATGCGGTTGGCTTCCGCATCCCGGTTGACCGATGTCTGCAGCCCTTCCTTGGAGAAGAAACGATCTGCCATCTTTATTATTATAACATGAATATTATTCATATGCAATAACCTTACAGGCCTGCAGAGAACGGCTGTCTGGAGAGAGAAAATGAGGAACAAAAAACACTTTCCCTTGCTGGCAAAGCAGGCACAATGTCCCCTTCATCATGGAGCACCCCTCCCCCTCTCCGAAAAAGCAAAAACTCTCCCCCGCGGGCGAGCAGAGATTGCATCAGGCAACGTCTATCCATAACACACTATGGACCGACATATTCAATGGCCAGGATTGCATTCGGAGAATGACTCCGGACCGACGGGCAGTAGTCGAATTCCGTATGCCACACATCGAACAGATACTTGATTTCGTCCGTCATTATTTCGCCTGCACCATCAATGGAGAGAAGAGGGTGGGAGTAGAAGTGGCCCTTCCCACTCGCAGTCGTGCACATGCACAGTACAACCTGGTTTGCCGGGCCCTGCTCTCGCATGAATTCGAAATCAGTTGAGAAACTCGAGCAATCAAGTGTGTAATGCCGCCCGCGACATTTCCTTCAGGCCATCGCCGGGAATGTGATCGAGCAGACTCCCCAAAAATCCATCAATGAAGAGCTTCCGCGCCTGCTTCTGCGTGATGCCACGACTGGCAAAGTAGAACAGATCTTCGGGATGGATGCGCGACACAGAGGCGGAGTGGCTGGCCTGCACGTCATGCGTTTCCACATCGAGCGACGGAATGGCATCGGCCCGCGCCGTGGGATCGAGCAGAAGAATTTTTTCGGTGAGGTGCGCCTGCGTCCCCGAAGCCTTGGGGCCGATCTCCACCGACCCATTGCACGACGCTTTCGCATGCCCTTCGACAACACCGCGGATTTCAAGATCCCCCCGCCCCTCTCTGCCCAGAAACACATTGCGCGCCGAGAGCCGGCATTCCATTTTTTTCTGCCCGTGAATGATCCAGTCGATGCGGCTCTCGCCCTGCGCACCGATCACTTCTGAAATGGTTTCCTGCGTGCAGGACCCGAGCGTGAGATTCACCAGATGGAGCCGTGCTCCCTGCGCCACGCGGATCTTCTGCGCGATGGTCGCCCCCGCCTTCCCGCGCCAGACGAAGACAACAGTGAGCGCGGAACGCGGGTCCAGTGCGATTTCCAACGTGAGAGTGGCGTTCTTCTTGCGTGCGGAACATTCGATGAACGCAACAGACATGCTCCCGCGCGGCACACGCAGAACGAGGGAGGGATGGTGGTCCGAGAGCGTAAAAAGATGAGGCCCCTTTAGGCCATCTTTGAGCATCACTACACGCCTGTCATGTGAAGATTGAGCCGACCCCATGGAAAGAAAGAAGATACTTGCAGTTACTAATAATTAGTCTACAATCACCTTTGTTCCCTTCCCCACAATAGCATGGTTGCATTCGTCCCCAATGAAGAATTCAAGCACCGAGAACGCGTCGAAGCGATGCGTACTGCCGATACCGCAGAGAGTACGAGCGGCAGCAAAACGATGGGCGGCCGCGAGGCGGTGACGCGAGCCATGGCTGCAACGCTCCTGCAGATCAATCAGCTCCGCGCCGTGCCTGGCATCGAGCTACACATCGTGGAGCAATTGAGGAGCGAAGCGAGTGCCCTTGAGCAGAAGAGCAGGGCGACGGAGGCAGACAATGCCCTCTTCGTCCAAGCGGAATCTATACACCGGATCGGCCAGCGCGCCATGGATCTCATCGCTGCCTGAACATGCATCGCACGTACTCCCGCGCGCCGCGGGAACAGCAGCTCCTGCTCTTCCCTGTGAAGCGGCACACGCCGTACACATGGGCAGTGGAACGGCTGATCGAAAAAATGCGCAAGGGATTTCTGGAGCTGCCCGATTTGGAAAAACGCCTGGTGGAACTGGGCATCTTCGAGGAGGCGGAGGAGATCGACCTCGCGTGGGCGCACACGATGTATGCCCATCACCAGCCGATGCCGGATCGTGACAAATTTCTTGGTACGCTCTGGCATCCGATTCTCGGCGCACTTGAAACGCTCAATGAGCAGGGCTTGCGCGCACTGCCGCAGGTGCGCAAAAACCTCATACAAGTTCTGAAAGAGAGGCGTGGGAACAGTGGCGATCGGATGACTACGACTCCGTGAGCGCACGGAGCGTCTTTTCTGCTTCTGCCCGTGCAGGCGACCCCGGCATACTGGAATGCAATGATTCTGCGGCATCCTTGAGAACGGCCGGATTCTCAACATAGAGAAACTGACTCCACCCGTGCCCCGCCCTATTCATGAGCGCCTCGACCGCCATGCGGGCACCCTTACTCATGCTGAGCACGGCATCGGCCACCGGAACATTGCGCTTCATGAGAAGCTGAAATTCCTTTTCGAACAGAAGAGTGGGGTCGGGCAAATCGACGCCGCTCAGACGAAGGTTGAAGCTGCTACCATCATTCATGGCAATATTATAACATATTTTATGTTATTCTCAAATAACCCACCTCACCCCACCGATCCCTCCATCTCCATCTCAATGAGCCGGTTCAGCTCCACGGCATACTCGAGGGGAATCGCCTGCATCACGGGCTCCACGAACCCGCGCACGATCATCGTCTTGGCTTCGGGTTCACTCAGGCCCCGCGACATCGCGTAGAAGAGATCTTCTTCCGACAGCTTGCCCACCGTTGCCTCGTGCGCGATGGTCGCATCGTCGGTCTGCACCTTCAGATCCGGCACGGTGGCCGTGCTGCTCCGGGCATCGAGCAGGAGCGCATCACACTGAATGCTTGAAGTGGAATCCTTCGCCTCAGGTGCGATTTTGAGGAGGCCACGGTACACGGTGCGGCCGCCATCTCTGCTCACCGACTTGCTCACCACCACACTCGACGTGTGCGGAGCGAGGTGGATGACCTTGGCGCCCGTATCCTGCCACTGGCCCGCCCCCGCCATAGCCAGCCCCAGGTGTTCGCAGCGCGATCCCTCCCCGGTCAGCACCGAGCAGGGGTAGAGCATGGTGACGCCGCTGCCCAGATTGCCACCCACCCACTCCATCGTCGCTTCGCGTTCCACGATGGCGCGCTTCGTATTCAGATTGAACGTATCTTTGCTCCAGTTTTCCACCGATGAGTACCGCACGCGTGAGCCGGGTTTCGCGAACACTTCCACGCAACCGGCGTGCAGCGAAGGGCTGCCATACTTCGGCGCGGAACATCCCTCGATGTAGTGCGCCACCGCCCCCTCACCGACGATGATCATCGTGTGCTCGAACTGCCCCATGCCCCGCGCATTCATGCGGAAGTACGCCTGCAGTGGCTCGGTGACGACCGTCCCATCGGGCACGAAGAGGAACGTGCCGCCGGACCACACAGCCCCATGCAGAGCGGCAAACGCGTGATCCGTGGGACGCACGCACTGCATAAAATGCTCGCGAACGATATCCGGATAGGTGCGCACAGCCGCATCCATATCGAGAAAGATGACCCCCTGTGCCTCCCACTCCTCTTTGAGCCGATGATAGATCACGTCGCTCTCGTACTGCGCGCCGACCCCGCCGAGCATCTGGTACTCCGCTTCGGGAATGCCGAGCCGCTCGTAGATCCGGCGGATGTCTGCGGGCACCTCGGCCCAGTCGTCAGTCTGCGTCACGCCGGGCCGCGCGTAGAAGAGAATGCGCTTGAGATTGAGCCGCGAGAGATCCGGCCCCCACGCGGGCAACGGCATCGTCCGAAAGATCCGCAGACAAGTCAGTCGGTGCCGAAGCATCCACTCCGGTTCGCCCTTATCCGCACTGATGCGATGCACCAGTTCTTCACTCAATCCGCGCGCCAGCCCCGCGGTATACGGTGCGGCATTGGGGGTATCGAGCAGGGCCGATTGCGGAAGGGAAGATGAGGGCATGCAGAGAGTCAGAGTGTAGGGGATGCGGGGGAGGAGACAACCCCGCCGATGCCGCCCCAATGAGCCTCTTTTTGCAGCATTCGGTCAATAACTGAAAGAGATGCAAAGTGTACTTTCCATTGGAAATTCCCGAGAAAATGCCAAACAAATATTTTATGATATGGTATAATAATAGAACATTCCTATGTGGTCCCCTCTCCCTCTGCTCCGGCGCACTTGGGAAGCCCTCAAATCCTTCGCTCTGCGGCATCCCATCTGGTCTGTCGTACTCGGGATTTTCATCCTGCTGTTCGGGATGCTCCTGTGGTACATCTTCTCGCCTGCGCAGCCGGAAATGATCACCGAAACCGTGCGACGCGGTGACCTCACCCAGAGGGTGGAAGCCGTGGGAACCATTACATCGGATCGTGACGTGAATATGAAGTTCCCCGTAACGGGGATCGTCGCAAAGGTGCTCGTGAAGGAGGGGGACACAGTCGTTACCGGCCAGGAGCTCGTCAAACTGCGCAACGAATCATTCGCCGCAGACCTTGCCTCTGCTGCAGCCCAGTACCGACAGGCGCAGGCGAACTATCAGGAGCTCGCAGAAGGCACGCGCCCCGAAGACATCGCCATCGCCGAAGCGGAGGTGGCCAACAAGCGTGCCGCACTGGAGGCAGCCCGGGCTGATCTCGCCAGCGCCGAAGAGAAATTGAAAACATCGGGGCAGAAGCTGGAAGCGAGCAAGCGCGAGGTGGATACGAACCTCTCGGGATACATCGCCAAGGCGGCCAGTACGGGTTCGGAGCAGCTCTCGACCGCCCGAACAGCGCTCAAGTCACTCGAAGATATCTTCGTCGACTCTACGATCACCTTCCTTGCTGAGCAGTATCGCACGACGGCGAACAGCATCTTTGTGGCATCGCGAAAGAGAGCCACCAGCTCCCTGGATGCGGTGGGAACACTGAGTGCCGTTGCTTCCTACCAGGAGGCAGTCGACGCACTGCAACGTGCCCGCGCAGCGATCACAGAGGTGGCAGATGCTGTGCAACAGGCCTACAACCTGATTGCGGATCTCCCGCTCACCACCGCATTCGATACCACGGTGCGCGAGACGCACAAATCCACCATCGCCACGCAGAAGACCAACGTCCTGAGTGCCATCAGTTCCATTGATACCGCCCTCAAGAATCTGCAGGATTCTTCCGCCAGCTACGATACGAGTATCGCAACGGAAGAGAATACCTATGCGGCGGCAAAGGCCGCCAAGCAGACCGCAGAATCCGCCATCTTCACTTACGAGACCGCCCTGCGCACGCAGGAGGCGCAGCTCGCCCTCAAGAAAGCCGGTCCCCGCGAGACGCAGCTCGATGCCTCCCGCGCAAACATGAATTCTGCAGCGGCAAACGTGGCCCGCGCCCGCGCCAAAATGGAAGACACCATCATCCGCGCCCCGACGGACGGCGTGATTACGAAAGTGGATTTCAAGGAAGGGGAATTCACCGGTGATCCGGACAACGCCAATCATTCGATCACGATGCTCGGCGTATCGCCGTACCGCGTAGAGATGTTCCTCTCGGAGGTGGATATCCCCAAGATTCTGCTCTCGCAGAGCGGATCCATCGAACTCGACGCCTTTCCGGGAGTGAACTACGCACTCACCGTCACCTCCATCGAACCGGGCCCCACAAAGATCGACGGTGTGTCGAAATATCGCGTGAGCCTGGGCTTTGTGTACCTGCATGATGAATTCAAGATTGGCATGACCGGCGATGCGGAGATCATCACCGGCGAACGCACAGATGTCCTTTTGGCGCCCGTACGCTCCGTGTTGCAAAAGAACGGCCAGGGAAAAATCATCCGCATTCTGGAGAACGGGGAAATCATCGAAAAGTCCGTCGAAACCGGCATGGAATCTGATACCGATGCCGAGATTGTCAGTGGATTGAGTGAAGGAGAGACTGTGGTTGTCCTCATCAAGCAATGATCATGACAAAAAAAGAATCCGCACCGCTGATCGAAACGAGAAACTTGTACAAATCCTACTTCAATGAAGAAGTTGAGACTCCCGTGCTCTTCGACATCAATGTGCGCATCGATGCCGGGGAATTCGTGGCGATCATGGGACCCTCAGGTTCCGGCAAATCGACGCTGATGCACATTCTGGGGTTTCTGGACGTGCCGACGAAGGGCCACTTCCACTTCAAGGGGGAAGCGACGGAGGAGAAGAGCGAGGACGAACTCGCCCGTATCCGCTCCTCGAGCGTCAGCTTCGTCTTCCAGTCGTTCAACCTCCTCCCGAGGACATCGGTGATCGACAATGTCACGCTGCCCCTGCTCTACCACAGCGGGACAAAACCGACGGAGAGACGTGAAAAGGCCCTGAAGGCCATCAAGGCCGTGGGGCTGACGGATCGCGCAACCTATCTCAGTAACCAGCTCTCGGGCGGGCAGCAGCAGCGTGTGGCCATCGCCAGAGCACTCGTCACCGAACCGGAAGTGATCTTCGCCGATGAGCCGACAGGCAACCTCGATTCCGCCTCAGGGAAACACGTGATGGAAATCCTGCAGAACCTGCATGATGAAGGGCACACGATCATCCTGGTGACGCACGAGAAGACGACCGCGGAACACGCGGCGCGCATCATCCGCATCATGGATGGCCGCATCGTGGCGGATGACCATGCATTTGAGCGTCGCATCGCAAAGAACCTGAAAGAACTTAAATAACGCCAACGCATGCAACTCCGCGATACCGTCACCATCGCGCTCAAGGCAGTGAGGGGCAATAGAGCCCGCTCGCTCCTCACGATGCTCGGCATCATCATTGGGGTAGGGGCAGTCGTGCTCATGACGAGCGTGGGCGAGAGCATGCAGAGCGTCATCCTGGGCCAGATCAGCGCTCTCGGCCCCAAAACCGTTGCCCTCTGGCCGGGAAAGAACGGACCGGAGGAAGGGGGCTCTTTTCTCAACCCTGATTTTGACAGCATTACCATCAGCGACATTGACGCGCTCCGCCGTCTCAACACGATTGCGCATGTCACCCCCATCATCTTCATGGAGGGAAAAGTATCGTACGGCACTGAGGAATCTGATGCGGCAGTGAGCGGGATGACGCCCGATTCCTACATCAACCAGCCGGTAGTCGCGACCGAGGGGCGGCTGCACGATGAGCAGGATGAGCTCGATGGACGCCAG is a genomic window of Candidatus Peribacter riflensis containing:
- a CDS encoding ABC-type antimicrobial peptide transport system ATPase component, which encodes MIMTKKESAPLIETRNLYKSYFNEEVETPVLFDINVRIDAGEFVAIMGPSGSGKSTLMHILGFLDVPTKGHFHFKGEATEEKSEDELARIRSSSVSFVFQSFNLLPRTSVIDNVTLPLLYHSGTKPTERREKALKAIKAVGLTDRATYLSNQLSGGQQQRVAIARALVTEPEVIFADEPTGNLDSASGKHVMEILQNLHDEGHTIILVTHEKTTAEHAARIIRIMDGRIVADDHAFERRIAKNLKELK
- a CDS encoding Fe-S cluster assembly protein SufD produces the protein MLKDGLKGPHLFTLSDHHPSLVLRVPRGSMSVAFIECSARKKNATLTLEIALDPRSALTVVFVWRGKAGATIAQKIRVAQGARLHLVNLTLGSCTQETISEVIGAQGESRIDWIIHGQKKMECRLSARNVFLGREGRGDLEIRGVVEGHAKASCNGSVEIGPKASGTQAHLTEKILLLDPTARADAIPSLDVETHDVQASHSASVSRIHPEDLFYFASRGITQKQARKLFIDGFLGSLLDHIPGDGLKEMSRAALHT
- a CDS encoding RND family efflux transporter MFP subunit produces the protein MWSPLPLLRRTWEALKSFALRHPIWSVVLGIFILLFGMLLWYIFSPAQPEMITETVRRGDLTQRVEAVGTITSDRDVNMKFPVTGIVAKVLVKEGDTVVTGQELVKLRNESFAADLASAAAQYRQAQANYQELAEGTRPEDIAIAEAEVANKRAALEAARADLASAEEKLKTSGQKLEASKREVDTNLSGYIAKAASTGSEQLSTARTALKSLEDIFVDSTITFLAEQYRTTANSIFVASRKRATSSLDAVGTLSAVASYQEAVDALQRARAAITEVADAVQQAYNLIADLPLTTAFDTTVRETHKSTIATQKTNVLSAISSIDTALKNLQDSSASYDTSIATEENTYAAAKAAKQTAESAIFTYETALRTQEAQLALKKAGPRETQLDASRANMNSAAANVARARAKMEDTIIRAPTDGVITKVDFKEGEFTGDPDNANHSITMLGVSPYRVEMFLSEVDIPKILLSQSGSIELDAFPGVNYALTVTSIEPGPTKIDGVSKYRVSLGFVYLHDEFKIGMTGDAEIITGERTDVLLAPVRSVLQKNGQGKIIRILENGEIIEKSVETGMESDTDAEIVSGLSEGETVVVLIKQ
- a CDS encoding Fe-S cluster assembly protein SufB → MPSSSLPQSALLDTPNAAPYTAGLARGLSEELVHRISADKGEPEWMLRHRLTCLRIFRTMPLPAWGPDLSRLNLKRILFYARPGVTQTDDWAEVPADIRRIYERLGIPEAEYQMLGGVGAQYESDVIYHRLKEEWEAQGVIFLDMDAAVRTYPDIVREHFMQCVRPTDHAFAALHGAVWSGGTFLFVPDGTVVTEPLQAYFRMNARGMGQFEHTMIIVGEGAVAHYIEGCSAPKYGSPSLHAGCVEVFAKPGSRVRYSSVENWSKDTFNLNTKRAIVEREATMEWVGGNLGSGVTMLYPCSVLTGEGSRCEHLGLAMAGAGQWQDTGAKVIHLAPHTSSVVVSKSVSRDGGRTVYRGLLKIAPEAKDSTSSIQCDALLLDARSSTATVPDLKVQTDDATIAHEATVGKLSEEDLFYAMSRGLSEPEAKTMIVRGFVEPVMQAIPLEYAVELNRLIEMEMEGSVG